One part of the Streptomyces lienomycini genome encodes these proteins:
- a CDS encoding Leu/Phe/Val dehydrogenase — MTDVTGAPADVLHTLFHSDQGGHEQVVLCQDRASGLKAVIAIHSTDLGPALGGTRFYPYASEAEAVADALNLARGMSYKNAMAGLDHGGGKAVIIGDPEQIKSEELLLAYGRFVASLGGRYVTACDVGTYVADMDVVARECRWTTGRSPENGGAGDSSVLTSFGVYQGMRAAAQHLWGDPTLRDRTVGIAGVGKVGHHLVEHLLAEGAHVVVTDVRKDVVRSITERHPSVVAVADTDALIRVENLDIYAPCALGGALNDDTVPVLTAKVVCGAANNQLAHPGVEKDLADRGILYAPDYVVNAGGVIQVADELHGFDFDRCKTKAAKIYDTTLAIFARAKEDGIPPAAAADRIAEQRMAEARTRR; from the coding sequence GTGACCGACGTAACCGGCGCACCTGCTGATGTACTGCACACCCTGTTCCACTCGGATCAGGGGGGTCATGAGCAAGTCGTGCTCTGCCAGGACCGTGCCAGCGGTCTCAAGGCCGTCATCGCCATCCACTCCACCGATCTGGGCCCCGCGCTCGGCGGCACCCGCTTCTACCCGTACGCGAGCGAGGCGGAGGCCGTCGCCGACGCGCTGAACCTCGCGCGCGGGATGTCGTACAAGAACGCCATGGCCGGTCTCGACCACGGCGGCGGCAAGGCCGTGATCATCGGTGACCCGGAGCAGATCAAGAGCGAGGAGCTGCTCCTCGCCTACGGCCGGTTCGTCGCCTCGCTCGGCGGCCGCTACGTCACCGCGTGCGACGTCGGCACCTACGTCGCCGACATGGACGTCGTGGCCCGCGAGTGCCGCTGGACCACCGGTCGCTCCCCCGAGAACGGCGGCGCGGGCGACTCCTCCGTCCTCACCTCCTTCGGCGTCTACCAGGGCATGCGGGCCGCCGCCCAGCACCTGTGGGGCGACCCGACGCTGCGCGACCGCACGGTCGGCATCGCGGGTGTCGGCAAGGTCGGCCACCACCTGGTCGAGCACCTGCTCGCCGAGGGGGCGCACGTGGTCGTGACCGACGTGCGCAAGGACGTCGTACGAAGCATCACCGAGCGGCACCCGTCGGTGGTCGCCGTCGCCGACACCGACGCGCTGATCCGGGTGGAGAACCTGGACATCTACGCGCCCTGTGCGCTCGGCGGCGCGCTGAACGACGACACCGTGCCGGTGCTGACCGCCAAGGTGGTGTGCGGCGCGGCCAACAACCAGCTCGCCCACCCCGGCGTCGAGAAGGACCTCGCCGACCGCGGGATCCTCTACGCCCCGGACTACGTGGTGAACGCCGGCGGTGTCATCCAGGTCGCCGACGAGCTGCACGGGTTCGACTTCGACCGGTGCAAGACGAAGGCCGCGAAGATCTACGACACCACGCTGGCCATATTCGCACGTGCGAAGGAGGACGGTATTCCGCCGGCCGCCGCGGCCGACCGGATCGCCGAGCAGCGGATGGCGGAGGCGCGCACCCGCCGGTGA
- a CDS encoding DUF3073 domain-containing protein, protein MGRGRAKAKQTKVARQLKYNSGGTDLSRLAEELGASPSNSQPPNGEQFEDDEQDDDVYAKYADLYEDDDEDEDGQSPSQQRRGA, encoded by the coding sequence ATGGGGCGCGGCCGGGCCAAGGCCAAGCAGACGAAGGTCGCCCGCCAGCTGAAGTACAACAGCGGTGGGACTGATCTCTCCCGCCTGGCCGAGGAGCTGGGCGCATCGCCCTCGAATTCGCAACCGCCGAATGGCGAGCAATTCGAGGACGATGAGCAGGACGACGACGTGTACGCAAAGTACGCCGACCTCTATGAGGACGACGACGAGGATGAGGACGGCCAGTCCCCATCCCAACAGCGACGCGGCGCTTGA
- the purM gene encoding phosphoribosylformylglycinamidine cyclo-ligase — translation MPDTTGASYAAAGVDIEAGDRAVELMKEWVKKTRRPEVLGGLGGFAGLFDASALKNYERPLLASATDGVGTKVDIARQLGVYDTIGHDLVAMVMDDIVVCGAEPLFMTDYICVGKVHPERVAAIVKGIAEGCVLAGCALVGGETAEHPGLLGADDFDVAGAGTGVVEADRLLGPDRIRTGDAVIAMASSGLHSNGYSLVRHVLLNEGGLSMDAHLDGLGRTLGEELLEPTKIYSLDCLALMRTAEVHAFSHVTGGGLAANLARVIPDGLHAVVDRSTWAPGAIFDLVGRTGRVERLELEKTLNMGVGMIAIVPEESTDVALTTLADRGVDAWVAGEITDRADHESGAALVGDYAV, via the coding sequence ATGCCTGACACAACTGGTGCCAGCTACGCAGCCGCCGGCGTCGACATCGAGGCGGGCGACCGCGCCGTCGAGCTCATGAAGGAATGGGTCAAGAAGACGCGGCGCCCCGAGGTCCTCGGCGGCCTCGGCGGCTTCGCCGGGCTCTTCGACGCCTCCGCCCTCAAGAACTACGAGCGGCCGCTGCTCGCCTCCGCCACCGACGGCGTCGGCACCAAGGTCGACATCGCCCGGCAGCTCGGTGTGTACGACACCATCGGCCACGACCTGGTCGCCATGGTCATGGACGACATCGTGGTGTGCGGTGCCGAGCCGCTCTTCATGACCGACTACATCTGCGTCGGCAAGGTCCACCCCGAGCGTGTCGCCGCCATCGTCAAGGGCATCGCCGAAGGCTGCGTGCTGGCCGGATGCGCCCTGGTGGGCGGTGAGACGGCCGAACACCCCGGCCTGCTGGGCGCGGACGACTTCGACGTCGCCGGGGCCGGTACGGGCGTCGTGGAGGCCGACCGGCTGCTCGGCCCGGATCGCATCCGTACGGGTGACGCGGTGATCGCCATGGCGTCCTCCGGGCTTCACTCGAACGGGTACTCGCTGGTCCGCCACGTCCTGCTGAACGAGGGCGGGCTGTCCATGGACGCCCACCTCGACGGCCTCGGCCGCACCCTCGGCGAGGAGCTGCTGGAGCCGACCAAGATCTACTCCCTGGACTGCCTGGCCCTCATGCGCACCGCCGAGGTCCACGCCTTCAGCCACGTCACCGGCGGCGGGCTCGCGGCCAACCTGGCCCGCGTGATCCCCGACGGCCTGCACGCCGTGGTCGACCGCTCCACCTGGGCCCCGGGCGCGATCTTCGACCTCGTCGGCCGGACCGGCCGGGTCGAGCGCCTGGAGCTGGAGAAGACCCTCAACATGGGCGTGGGCATGATCGCGATCGTGCCCGAGGAATCGACGGACGTCGCCCTGACGACCCTCGCCGACCGCGGCGTGGACGCCTGGGTGGCCGGCGAGATCACCGACCGGGCAGACCACGAGAGCGGCGCGGCGCTGGTGGGCGACTACGCCGTCTGA
- the purF gene encoding amidophosphoribosyltransferase gives MPRGDGRLNHDLLPGEKGPQDACGVFGVWAPGEEVAKLSYFGLYALQHRGQESAGIAVSNGSQILVFKDMGLVSQVFDETSLGSLQGHIAVGHARYSTTGASVWENAQPTFRATAQGSIALGHNGNLVNTAQLAELVADLPKQDGRSTRVAATNDTDLVTALLAGQVDDDGKPLTVEEAAGKVLPQVRGAFSLVFMDEHTLYAARDPQGIRPLVLGRLERGWVVASESAALDICGASFVREIEPGEFVAIDENGLRTSRFAEAKPKGCVFEYVYLARPDTDIAGRNVYLSRVEMGRRLAKEAPAEADLVIATPESGTPAAIGYAEASGIPFGNGLVKNAYVGRTFIQPSQTIRQLGIRLKLNPLKEVIKGKRLVVVDDSIVRGNTQRALVRMLREAGAAEIHIRISSPPVKWPCFFGIDFATRAELIANGMSVEEIGSSMGADSLAYISIDGMIESTTIAKPNLCRACFDGEYPMELPDPELLGKQLLETELAAGPAGTAAADAIRRP, from the coding sequence GTGCCACGTGGTGACGGTCGACTCAATCACGATCTGCTTCCCGGCGAGAAGGGCCCCCAGGACGCATGCGGCGTCTTCGGTGTCTGGGCTCCGGGTGAAGAGGTCGCAAAGCTCTCCTACTTCGGGCTGTACGCCCTCCAGCATCGGGGCCAGGAATCCGCGGGAATCGCGGTCAGCAACGGCTCCCAGATCCTCGTCTTCAAGGACATGGGCCTGGTGTCCCAGGTCTTCGACGAGACCTCGCTCGGTTCGCTCCAGGGTCACATCGCGGTCGGTCACGCCCGCTACTCGACCACCGGTGCCTCCGTGTGGGAGAACGCCCAGCCGACGTTCCGTGCCACCGCGCAGGGTTCCATCGCGCTCGGGCACAACGGCAACCTCGTCAACACCGCCCAGCTCGCCGAGCTGGTCGCCGACCTGCCCAAGCAGGACGGCCGCTCCACCCGCGTCGCGGCGACCAACGACACCGACCTGGTCACCGCGCTGCTCGCGGGCCAGGTCGACGACGACGGCAAGCCGCTGACCGTCGAGGAGGCGGCCGGCAAGGTGCTGCCCCAGGTGCGCGGTGCCTTCTCCCTCGTCTTCATGGACGAGCACACCCTCTACGCCGCCCGCGACCCGCAGGGCATCCGCCCGCTGGTCCTCGGCCGCCTCGAGCGCGGCTGGGTGGTCGCCTCCGAGTCCGCCGCCCTCGACATCTGCGGCGCCAGCTTCGTCCGCGAGATCGAGCCGGGCGAGTTCGTCGCCATCGACGAGAACGGCCTGCGCACCTCCCGATTCGCAGAAGCGAAGCCCAAGGGCTGTGTCTTCGAGTACGTCTACCTGGCCCGCCCCGACACCGACATCGCCGGCCGCAACGTCTACCTCTCGCGTGTCGAGATGGGCCGCCGGCTGGCGAAGGAGGCCCCCGCCGAGGCCGATCTCGTCATAGCGACGCCGGAGTCCGGCACCCCCGCCGCGATCGGATACGCCGAGGCCTCCGGCATCCCCTTCGGCAACGGCCTGGTGAAGAACGCCTACGTCGGCCGGACCTTCATCCAGCCCTCGCAGACCATCCGCCAGCTGGGCATCCGCCTCAAGCTGAACCCCTTGAAGGAAGTCATCAAGGGCAAGCGGCTGGTCGTCGTCGACGACTCCATCGTCCGCGGCAACACCCAGCGGGCCCTGGTCCGCATGCTCCGCGAGGCCGGCGCCGCCGAGATCCACATCCGGATCTCGTCCCCGCCCGTGAAGTGGCCCTGCTTCTTCGGCATCGACTTCGCCACCCGCGCCGAACTCATCGCCAACGGCATGAGCGTCGAGGAGATCGGCAGCTCGATGGGCGCCGACTCGCTGGCGTACATCTCCATCGACGGCATGATCGAGTCGACGACCATCGCCAAGCCGAACCTGTGCCGCGCCTGCTTCGACGGCGAGTACCCGATGGAGCTCCCCGACCCCGAGCTGCTCGGCAAGCAGCTCCTGGAGACCGAGCTGGCCGCCGGGCCCGCCGGTACGGCCGCCGCCGACGCCATCCGTCGCCCGTAG
- a CDS encoding META domain-containing protein has translation MTLSATVAAVAALVPLAAACGSEAADDAGSGSVGAEGQPITGVRWSIDSVTIDGTTHRAPDTAHVRIDDGGEAAGSTGCNSFSARADVEGDGGRVRLSDAMFTEKACANTPADFEKSLGRTLTTGSLTTRNEGERLTLTTADGDTVRLSRSQDASLYGTKWTVDTPGQRGGKGRAVLTFDQDAKTVSGRLPCNRVNADATVSDGRITLGAPSTTRMVCEGSLMDAEKRILGLFGGRAEYRIDHETLTLTSEDGTTIRAVAGQ, from the coding sequence ATGACCCTGAGCGCGACCGTGGCGGCCGTCGCCGCGCTCGTCCCGCTCGCCGCGGCCTGCGGCAGCGAGGCGGCCGACGACGCCGGGAGCGGCTCCGTGGGCGCGGAGGGACAGCCCATCACCGGCGTCCGGTGGAGCATCGACAGCGTCACCATCGACGGCACCACCCACCGGGCGCCCGACACGGCCCACGTACGGATCGACGACGGCGGCGAAGCCGCGGGCAGCACCGGCTGTAACAGCTTCAGCGCCCGCGCCGACGTCGAAGGGGACGGCGGCCGCGTCCGGCTCAGCGACGCCATGTTCACCGAGAAGGCCTGCGCCAACACCCCCGCCGACTTCGAGAAGTCCCTCGGCCGCACCCTCACCACCGGCTCGCTCACCACGCGGAACGAGGGGGAGCGGCTCACCCTCACCACCGCCGACGGCGACACCGTCCGGCTCAGCAGGTCCCAGGACGCGTCCCTCTACGGGACGAAGTGGACCGTGGACACCCCGGGGCAGCGGGGCGGGAAGGGCCGCGCCGTCCTCACCTTCGACCAGGACGCGAAGACCGTCTCCGGACGGCTCCCCTGCAACCGCGTCAACGCCGACGCCACCGTCAGCGACGGCCGTATCACCCTCGGCGCCCCGTCCACCACCCGAATGGTGTGCGAAGGCTCACTCATGGATGCCGAGAAGCGGATACTGGGCCTCTTCGGCGGCCGGGCCGAATACCGGATCGATCATGAAACCCTCACGCTGACCAGCGAAGACGGCACCACGATCCGCGCCGTCGCCGGACAGTGA
- a CDS encoding maleylpyruvate isomerase family mycothiol-dependent enzyme, protein MPPARKRPRAYDPARTRAAVLAQFGNVRAAVRTLAPEQLALPTRLGDWTVRELVAHVGMALTAVDRLLDEPEPARQDGRLLDWPFAIAADADAIAGTARRLSAEHPDLDAHLAEVERRFTERLDTRPGARLLPTSAGALPLADYVVTRTVELVVHTDDLNAAVPGLDIPHDRQALAAATRLLADALAVKAPGGSTEVRVPPYAVVQCVEGPRHTRGTPPNVVETDPLTWVRLATGRLTWEDALDGAKVSASGERADLGALLPLLS, encoded by the coding sequence ATGCCGCCCGCCAGGAAACGCCCCCGCGCCTACGACCCCGCCCGCACCCGTGCCGCCGTTCTCGCCCAGTTCGGCAACGTACGGGCGGCCGTCCGCACCCTCGCCCCCGAGCAGCTCGCGCTGCCGACCCGGCTCGGGGACTGGACCGTGCGGGAGCTGGTCGCGCACGTCGGGATGGCGCTGACCGCAGTGGACCGGCTGCTGGACGAGCCCGAACCCGCGCGGCAGGACGGGCGGCTGCTCGACTGGCCGTTCGCCATCGCCGCCGACGCGGACGCCATCGCCGGGACGGCACGTCGGCTTTCCGCCGAGCACCCCGATCTCGACGCCCACCTCGCCGAGGTCGAGCGGCGCTTCACCGAGCGACTCGACACCCGGCCCGGCGCCAGGCTCCTCCCCACCAGCGCGGGTGCCCTGCCGCTGGCCGACTACGTCGTCACCCGCACCGTCGAGCTGGTCGTGCACACCGACGACCTGAACGCCGCGGTCCCCGGCCTCGACATCCCGCACGACCGGCAGGCCCTGGCCGCGGCGACCCGGCTGCTGGCCGACGCGCTCGCCGTCAAGGCCCCCGGCGGCTCGACCGAGGTGCGGGTCCCGCCGTACGCCGTCGTGCAGTGCGTCGAGGGCCCCCGGCACACCCGGGGCACCCCGCCCAACGTCGTCGAGACCGACCCGCTCACCTGGGTCCGGCTGGCCACCGGACGGCTGACCTGGGAGGACGCCCTGGACGGGGCGAAGGTGAGCGCGAGCGGGGAGCGGGCCGACCTCGGTGCCCTGCTGCCGCTGCTGAGCTGA